In the Sulfobacillus thermosulfidooxidans DSM 9293 genome, CACGGCCGTCCACGTCTGCTTCGATTCGCTATCCCCGATCCAAAACCCGAGAATTTCTCGGTACCCCGCCGCATTAATGCCGGTCACCACACACCCGCTCCGGGGCCGCACGGCCCCGTTCTCACGGATTTTCAAGACCAAGGCATCCACAATCAGGAACGGGTACTGCGTCTCCGCGAGGGATCGGGTTCGCCATTGCTGGACGGCCGCCTCTAAGCCTTTCGCCAGGTCCGACACCGTAGACTTCGAAAATTCGGTGCCACAGAGCTCTTCGGTCACGCGCCGGATTTTGCGGGTTGACACCCCATTCACCACCATTTCCATCAGAGTGAGGACGAGAGCTTTTTCATGCCGCTGGTACCGCTCAAAGAGTGTGGGACTGAACTCCCCGTCCCGCGTCCGCGGGACCTCCAGCGTCAACGTGCCGACGCGCGTCGTGAGTTGCCGGCTCCGTGAGCCGTTGCGATATCCGCGCCGGTCTTCGGTCCGCTCGTACCGGTCGGCTTGAAGATGTTCCGTCACTTCGGCTTCTAACACCTGATTTAAGACCTGTTGCAACAAAAGCGCGAAGGCCTGATCCTTTTGTCCGACTAGGGACTTGGATTGTTTGATCATCCAGTGTAATCTGATAATGAGCCATTGCGTGATCCTCCTAAGATTTGTGAGTTGTGTCGCTTTCAAATCTACCAAGGAAACGCAATGGCTTTGAAATTTTTAAGCCCCTTTTACACACAATATCGGACTCTACTCCTGGAGGATGGCAGAGAATAAATAAATTTATAGACTTTTTTGCTGTCGGATCATGGCAACAAAAATAAACTGGCCCAATAATCGGTTAGGCCAGTTATTCCTGGGCTATGCGCTATGTTGGTGATTTATGACGGAGTGTTTTGTTCAGACCTATTTTTGGGCCGAACGACACTACAAGAAGCAACGCCGGCAATATGGTCTTGCAAGACGGCACTGCCCAAATCTAATAAGGTGATAACCCGTTCGTCGCTAATTCGGTAATAGACGAATCGCCCTTGTGACTGGGCTTGAACCAAGCCGCAACTCTTTAGACAGGCCAGGTGGTTTGATAAATGGCCCTGACCGATATCCAGACGTTTGACGAGCTCACCGACATTTAACGACCCCTCTTCGCGCAGACTCTCTAAAATCCGGAGGCGAATGGGATGGCTCAGGGCTTGCCAAAATGAAGCCAACAAATCTTCGTGTTGGGTCTGACTTGTCGTGAAAAACATGCGGCTCTCCTCTTTTTGTCACCGAATAAATTCATTCTATTAAAATTGTACAGAGTTCAAACGTTTCGCTCAACTAATCAATAGACCTATTTTATGGCGATTACCACGCCTTACACCTATGCATTCACACAAAAAACTCACCTATTAGGTGCTATGGAAAGCATGAAGACGGTATTTGGTGGTGAATAGCCTCGCCAAATACCGTTAACAGCATAGAAATAATGAGTGGTTGTGTTGATACTTTAGGGGACTAGCTGTTTTTGAGCAAGTCATTCAGCCGACTTCCTTTGTCAAGCTTAAGCATCATAATACCGACAATAAGAAGATAAAGCCAAGCTGCTAGAGAAAATCCACGGCCGAAAGAATATTGGAGAAATTGAATGTGCCCCACCAACGGAGCTTTATTAATGCCGAATGGTAAAGCGGTGATGCCGGAGATAAAGAACATCGTCATATTATAGGCGGTGAAAATAATGGGAGGTCCGTAATATGAGCGCAGTCCGAGTAGATAAATGACCGCAATCAGTCCATACGATGCGGTTTCGATGTCAATCCAGTACGAGACAATCGGTGTCGATCCGGGGCTGGCAAAGAGGTGGGCTGCTACGTCTAATAATGCAAAGAACACCAGTGACAAACGCAGTGTATGGATTATCCGAAGATGTTTCGAGTCTATGTTTAGACGTTCGTCAGCAACCGTTTCCAATCGACTACTCATAAGGCAGCACATCCTTTCTTATTTGTGAATCATTTCACTTATAATGCTATCATCTTGGTGCCGGGACAACAGAGGGCATATGGTCCATAACTGGGGACCCAAATGACGAAAATGGATATAGGCCTTTTGGTCCTGGTGTGAGGGATAGGTCTACTCCTTGTCGGTAGACTATCAACGTTCCCTACGTTTGTCTTGGCCGAACACGGGGACATAGAGGACTCAACCACGACCATCAAAGGAAGGTATCGTTATTCCAACACCCCTTCTTATTCGGGTAGATATGGTCCTTTTATTGGCGTTAACGTCAGGGGGAAAGCGTTGGTGTAAGATGGTTATATTAACGGGGCGCCAGATTCCGGGAGTGTTTTCGTTCTATTGACAACTCATCTGGTAAGAGGACTGTCTTTATTGTGCCTTACAAGAAAACAGATTGCGGATGGCATTAAGGGTGCCCTATTGTCCAATTGCGGGAATTGATGGTGGGAGCGCTTCAGGCGATTACACCATGGTTAGCAAAAAAACCAACGATTTGTAACTTTCCCTTATACAAACGGAAGTTGGTATGATGGATCTGATGGATACGCTGAGCAGGCGTCTAATTCTTCTGTCGCGTAAGTCAATCAGTACTATGCTGGGCCATAATCCTTTTGAGGAAGGGCAGTGGACGAGGGTAAATGGGAGGCAGATAACTCGTGCTACGAAATTTTTTCACAACCAAAGTGGGAATTGTGACGGGCATTGCATTGGTTCTTGCGGGTGGCAGTGCCGTTTTTGCAGCCTCAAATTTTACAAATCCCTACCCGCCTCACGCTGGTGAGCCAGCGCCTAGAACGTTTCCGCATATCACTGTGCCGATTCCAAAGTCAGGACAACCTGTCCCTGCGGGACTTACAATGGCCGTTACGAAGACTCAGGCGATTCACGATGCCTTGACTCAGGTCATGCAGCAAGATCCCTCGGGCTCGCCGACAGTCATCAGTGCCGTGCTTGTGTCGAAAACTACGGCCGAAGCTGAAATTGGCTCGGTGTCGCCATTGTTCCCCGACTATTTCTGGAAAGTGGGTTTAACAGGGGCGATAAAGTTATCAGAACCCGCTGGAACCTATTCTCATGTCTTTGTTTTTGTGGACGCTCAGACTGGGCATCCATGGATTATTTGGGTGCCATTGCCACCGGCCCATTAGCTTGCTCCCAATGCCGAATCTTTCTGATAAAAACCTGGTCAACTCGGTTATTTTCGTCCTTTAATCCTTGATAAAATAAGAAAATTTAGACTGAAGAAACGATAACCTCGATGATTGAAACGGGATTGTCGTTAGTTCATAATAATAAAAACTATAAAAATGCAAGTGATGAAAAGAGGTCATTCCATATGACTAGTTCACCAATCCCGTTATCGTGGGAGGCATCATACGAGCAGTGGAAACAAAGTCGTTACCCCTCTTTGTTAGAAAAGGACTGGAAGACGGCATTTAGTGATTACCCATGGATTTCTTTTTTCGATAGCCCTTTTGTTGCTCTTTCTAAACCACTAAACCAGTCTCGGATCGCTTTAATTAGTTCCGCCGGCGTGTCGTTAACCACACAACCTCCTTATGATGCCGAGGATCCCTTTGGGGATCATAGTTTTCGCGGCATCGATACAAAAACTCCCTTGCCAAGCTGGCAGGTCAATCATGGACACTATGATACGACTTCGGCGCAAGTCGATTATAATACCGTATTTCCGCTGGATATTCTGACCCAATTAGCACAAAACGGATATATCGGCTCGCTTGCAGCAGAAAATTATACGTTCATGGGATACCAGCCTGATCCCCGTCCGTTTTATGAGAAGTCGGCTGGGAAGATTTTAGAGGGGTTACGGGCACAAGGAGTGGATGCGGTGCTGTTAATCCCTGGATGACCCGTGTGTCATCAGTCCGTGGGACTGTATGCGCGTTATTTGGAAAGTGAAGGCATTGCCACCGTTGTTATAGGCGCTCTTAAACCGATGTTGGAAACGGTAAAACCTCCGCGGGTCTTGTGGATTCGGGCCGCGCTCGGAAAACTAGTGGGAAATCCCCACGATACCAACGAGCAAATGAATCGGGTCAAAAAAGCCCTCAAGCTCTTAGAAACAGCAACCTATGGCGGTACTTTGATATCATATTCCG is a window encoding:
- a CDS encoding ArsR/SmtB family transcription factor, whose amino-acid sequence is MFFTTSQTQHEDLLASFWQALSHPIRLRILESLREEGSLNVGELVKRLDIGQGHLSNHLACLKSCGLVQAQSQGRFVYYRISDERVITLLDLGSAVLQDHIAGVASCSVVRPKNRSEQNTPS
- a CDS encoding glycine/sarcosine/betaine reductase selenoprotein B family protein; the encoded protein is MTSSPIPLSWEASYEQWKQSRYPSLLEKDWKTAFSDYPWISFFDSPFVALSKPLNQSRIALISSAGVSLTTQPPYDAEDPFGDHSFRGIDTKTPLPSWQVNHGHYDTTSAQVDYNTVFPLDILTQLAQNGYIGSLAAENYTFMGYQPDPRPFYEKSAGKILEGLRAQGVDAVLLIPG